A window of Palaemon carinicauda isolate YSFRI2023 chromosome 27, ASM3689809v2, whole genome shotgun sequence contains these coding sequences:
- the LOC137620927 gene encoding uncharacterized protein, whose product MVDKTIHHPRMPPLTHTPTNDLYTHLLAYISCSSDSTSPDSELLQKNMQTVFLVADVTSPLLHDVFLSHFPVLVDVANRRLVNADSYSLTPLQPSPFDLTLHIIVPMDPYAHLLTSYSEVFRSELRQTPMIPTNHGIYHHIKTTGPPVFPIFMCLASYHLEAAKQTFAEMAEMDPCQKASSPWRSPLHIVLKKDGSLCPYGH is encoded by the exons ATGGTTGACAAAACCATCCACCACCCACGTATGCCGCCCCtcactcacaccccaaccaacgacctctacaccCACTTACTGGCTTACATCAGCTGTAGCTCTGAttctacctctccagattcagagcTGCTGCAAAAAAATATGCAGACAGTT TTCCTCGTTGCCGACGTAACATCGCCATTACTTCATGATgttttcctctcacatttccccGTCCTGGTTGATGTGGCAAATCGAcgtttagtcaacgcagactcttactcgttgacacctcttcaaccctccccgtTCGACCTCACACTACACATCATTGTACCCATGGAtccctatgcccacctcctcacgtcatactcgGAAGTCTTCAgatcagaacttcgccaaactcctATGATTCCCAccaatcacggtatttatcaccatatcaagacgacggggcccccagtGTTTCCCATATTCATGTGTCTGGCCTCGTATCATTTggaagccgctaaacaaacgttcgctgaaatggcAGAAATGGACCCTTGCCAAAAGGCTTCAAGCCCATGgcggtcacccttacacatcgtcctgaagaaggatggctccctgtgtCCTTATGGGCATTAA